A window of Poecilia reticulata strain Guanapo linkage group LG23, Guppy_female_1.0+MT, whole genome shotgun sequence genomic DNA:
cccACCGACAGGCTGTGGAGGATGATGTGTTCctgggaggagggggaggagcctGTCGTCAGGGTTACGGTGCCGTTATTGGACAGGCTGAGAGGAAGGCTCTGATTGGACGTCGTCTGGAGGTAGAAGGTTCCGGGGGTTCCGGTtggctgcagctggaaggactggaaacaaaacaaactaattatctgattctgatttaagagagagagagagagagagagagagagagagagagatagcacgtttggtcagctggttttactgcagtaaaaggctgctggtgttttgttgttgactttccatccagaaaccacttgctgcattcttgttcgtgcaggaggctccactaatgcttttcaaagatgtatggttgtataattttGAAGCTATTTTAATGCACGTTTAGTTGCGGGTTGTGGCTggcagcagcttatttagatttaaagtgacaggaccCCCTAAAGCAACTCATTATCTAATAAtgatttttgcaaaacagtGTTGAAGATGTTTTGAATAGGCCATAGAACCATCCTAAGGGAGCATCATAGGTCACCTTTTAATTTTAGATGCAGCTTTATGGGTAATAATTAAAACTACGGTGTCCTGCTGGGTCAAACTCACCGGCAGGATCTCGAAGGTCTGCAGCGCTCCTGAGTTCAGAGTGATGGCGTCTCCGTCTGCGGCCGCATCTGAAGCTGCAAACAGACACACGGTGAGCAGGAAGAGCGGCTCGTCGCATGTCCGGCTGCGTCGGGTCGCCAGGAGGTCGCCGGCTCTCACCCAGGTGAGTGATCTGCAGCGGGATCTGGACCGGGATCTGCAGCGCCGCCAGTGGGCCGGAGACGGGACTACAGCCGCTGCTGTCGTCCAGCCGGGCCAGGCGGATCTggagcgaggaagaggagggactGCCGGGGAGGGACGCCGTctgtgatgatgtcatcagctcCTCCAGGCCCTTCAGGAGGACTGGCACCGCAAACACAAAGCTGCGTCAATAAATCTGAGCTAGGAGCCATTTTTAGGACCGATCTGTCTGCAggtggaacaaaacaaaaactgagacAAGAAGTTTGAATTTACATTGGATTTCCTTTGATCtacaccaggggtgtcaaactccagtcctgaagggccgctgtcctgcagtttttagatgtgccacaggtacaaaacacctgaatcaaatggcttaattacctcctcagttctccagagccttgctaatgacctaattattctattcaggtgtggtgcagcagaggcacttctaaaagttgcaggataccggccctcgaggactggagtttgacacccctgatctacacAAACTCACAGTTATAAACACAGTAGAGCTAATagttattcatccatccatccattttcttacaccgttgtcccttagtggggtcaggaggtgctggtgcctgtccagctaacgttccgggcgagaggcggggtcacctggacaggtcgccagtctgtcgcagggcaacacagagacacacaggacaaacaaccatgcacacacacactcacactcacacctaggggcaatttagacagaccaattaacctgacagtcatgtttttggaccgtgggaggaaaccggagtacccggagaaaacccaccatgcacagggagaacatgcaaactccatgcagaaagaccgggaatcgaacccagaaccttcttgctgcaaggcaacagctctaccaactgttccactgtgcagcccatagTTATTCCAGTGataaattattctgatgattaaagctgcaggacgaaacttattaaaaatatgtgttttacatatttgttgaaactgtcgcCATGTCGCGGCAGTTTGCTATGAgacaatgtgaaaatatttagcttctcCCAGTGATAACTagaaacaacagtcagaaccagGAGTAGCTACTTTTTAAGAAGTAATCAGAAACAGAGTTACTTTCTCTGCTCACCGCTGAACGGGATCTCCTTGTGGTTGGCCACTTGCCTCTTGATGCTCCACCATTTGGATCGCAGCCACTGAGGCGAGCGCACGCTGCTCCACCCCCACGCCAGATCCTCCCACTTGATGTCGTTCTCGTCCTCCACCTTCACCGACGAGATCctacaggaaacaggaagtgtttgAACCCGTTCGGCCTCTGAGCCCGCGGCTGCCCGGCGTCGGACTCGGACCTGCGCAGGAGGTTCAGGTCGTCCTCCTTCGTCCACTCGGCTCCTCCGCTGTGCTTCCAGTTCAGGTAGTTCAGCCACTTGGACCGACACTGCTTCTCTGAGCGCGTGCGAACCCGATCCGCCACCGTCGCCCAGGAAACCCCGGCCGTGACCGCCGACCCAGGCGACACGCCTGCCATTTCATACACCACCTCCGCCAGGcgtccctcctcctcctcgctccATTTACCTGAAGTATAGTGTTAGCATTAGCGATAGCAGGCAGCTGAAACCGGAGCAGCGAGGTTCTTGTCATCCTGACCCGTGTTGCAGGTTTCCTTCATCAGACGGCAGCGGTCCTTAACGGAAGAGGCGCTGCGCCCCAGAGCCGCTCCGATCGTCGCCCAGTCGTTCCCGTGTTTTTCCCTcaacctgaaaaaaacaacaacaaaaaaacaggtcGAAGCAGGACTGGCTGGCAAACGAGCCTCCggccactaggtggcagcagttgttactgaaacagcaaaataaaacaaaaaaagtgcttAATCGTATTATCATTTTATGGAGAAAAATTTTGAATCATGAtgaaaattttgatttattgtttccacAATAAATTTTAGTCATTGATggtaaatacaattaaattaactgaattattgtaaatgttaattttgttaaaacagctgaatttttATCCagaattgttcttttattttgatttaaaaaaataattgggtAATAAATGCTGGTTTCCCACTGTTTTACTCACGCTTTCAGTTTCTCTATCTCCTCCGGAGTATACCTGGAGAGGAGAAGGACCAGTTAGCTCTCCTGACTGGGTCACAGCCTGATTCCAGCCGTCTGATCCTGAACTCACTTGCCGACGTGGTTTCTGTCGTCGTACATCCGTAAAACTCTCCGGTAGACGGCGAACAGCGGCCGGTTCAGCCCCAGAGCCACCGAGCGGTAGAaatccttcctctcctctttcgACATCTCAAAGATGATCTCTGCCGGATCCTGGATGCCGCGGCGCTGAAAGAACGCAGCACAGATGATTCTTTATGTCAGGGATGTTCAATGTGaggcccaggggccatttgtAGCCCTTGGAATGATTTTATTTGGCCCCCAACTTCAACTCAAGAACGGTAGAAACTTGGACCAACAGCACTTTTCATTCCAATAGacaatttgtcatttatttaggGTAACATTTTTCACTGTGAAACTTAAATGTGACCTATtctgcttccttgaacaggttagggtAGGTCaatggcctatacaaaacatgttcatcacactattttgcacaaaatcattcttagataatgagatttcagtcagGCCCTGGGTAGGTATCAGGTGGAACcctgctgtggttgctaggcaatgggtggaactctgctagggttgctaggcaatgggtggaactctgctgtggttgctaggcaatgggcggaactctgctggggttgctaggtaacggcacagtggccgcttttttaaaattcacagaaatattttatgtttttaaacagattttgttcGTTTTTTATACCACAGCTTTACACGTTTGTGAACAGGAAACGCAGAAACGATGATCGCCATGGTGACGGCATACCTTCATGTATCGGTCGATGTTGCTGATCAGGATGTCGATCTCCTCCTTCGACCACATTCCCTGCTTCCACCGGTGACCTGAAGAAgaacagaaatcatttttaagcTAAAAGtatttggttggtttgactgagagcagagagaaaaagaaccacagcaggTAGAAATGAACAAGTGTTTAAGTTTTGATCCCCAGTGGAACTGATCCGAGTCTACCGGACTCCCAGGTGAGGAAAcaccttaaatgttttaaataaagaacagCTGTGGGGCGTTTGGACCTTTGTTGGCCAGCGTGTCTTTGTCCTCTTTAGTGGTGAACCAGGCCTGACTGACTGGTGACACTTCAGCCTTCTGCTCTTTGTCCTCATGCAGAAtctgcacaaacagacacaaacgGTTCTGTTTGACTTGTTCTGTTGGACTCAGAACCATCTTCCACCATGTCCAGCTTCACGTCTACCTCGATCTCAGTGACGCCGTCATCAGGCAGGTCGCCTTCAGCGGTGGCCGTCATCGTCACCTCAAAGCTCTCGTCGTTTTCAGACACTAACAGAGAAAACAGTTTTGGTTTGTGGCTCCACTTTCAAACATCTGGaatgtttgttgtatttgtcTATTTTACCAGTGGCTGAACAGTTAATGAACTTGTTACTTTAATTAAGATCTGTTTATTGCAAATGTGTCGATTGTTAATGTAATGAAATAGCTGTGAATACCAGTTTTAGCCATTAGGTGTCAGTATTGTTTGTGGTCACATGATGAAGCTACAATAGATATAAGCAGAAGGAGAAATGGTTGAACCAGAGGTGGCAAACCAAACgaaaaagtaaaatgtctttgttcttTCCTCAACACTATTGATTCATATTAGCTGCATTTGCATTgcaaaattttacatttcaaaaataaatttgcttaaaggaaacactgcaatttcgaaaaatcaaaagttttttgATAAATAGTCTAGGCGTTTGGATGAGGACAAGTTTTTTTTGGCCGTATTGCAGttgtttcattttgcaaaactgtaatggaaacgctTTTTTCCAATCATACGAGTCGCacgatcaacaacaggatgttactacttgACTTATCTCATGATCAAACTTATTCACCTCTTAGTTTATtggaataaactaaataaattagttattgaaataaactaaGACGTCAGAAGCTGCGTTATTGAAACCCTGGTTCTGACAGTTCTTGGTTTGTTCCAGTTCATAGTGTGACATAAAGCAGCTTATGAGATCCTGAATTGATCCCTTtagatgtaaacaaataaaagtcagaaaaacaaacatctcactGGTGATGACAGAGAACTGAGGCGTCTCCGGGTTTTCCTCTGTGGAAACTCGCGTCTTCTTTTGAAGAGGCTCCAACTCCTCGTCTGcagacacattcacacctcagtCATCAGACATCATAAtttcctttgggattaataaagtgtttttgaatttaaatttaatttgctaCAGCAGCTACAGCTTCCTGTTTTGGTTACAGGTTGGATGTTAATCTTCTGTTTTCCTTTATCTTAAAGATGTTCGGAtcataaagcaaatattttaaaggtgaGAAAACGAGTGCAGTCACAAGCCGTGTTTCTATCgatcattttgaaatattttttttgggaaatagcaaaataaaaaaattaattcttaaATTTTGCCAAAACTGCTGGTGGTTTTTGGCTTTTATGAGAAAGAAACAATGTAATGAAGAGGGGATGGAGACACGTCAGGGTTTTAAtgcttttgggtttttcattacactttagttttatttggttGTGATTTTTTGTCTAAagttttgattagtttttagaatgtgtttgctagtttttattagttaaacactgtttaatttttgtttttttattagttacaGTAGTAGTTTAAGTTTTTTCATACATTGATTCATTTTCAGGTGAAGAATTCAAAAAAGTAAAGTATTGAGATTATGTTTACAGCTTTTGGGTCATGAATACTCAACAGAACGTaacattttgatcaaatattttcagttattgTAGAGCAACAaactgactctggtgttttctcCCAACGTTTGCAGCCGCCACTTTGAGAACATTTCTGCCATATTCAGCATTAACATCTGATGAAATCACTGGCGTGACCAGTTGACTTCAACACACCTAAAAACAATAAccattttgctacattttaaaagttaactgaaaatgtattaCGGAGTTGTCTGATGGTTGACCCACCATTTGAAGGACAGTGcaggatgatgctgccatcactgTCATGAGTCAAAGTGACGGGCTTTACGCTTTCTGACGCTGctggttcttcttctgctgctgagctcatcctgCACCtgtttgaaacataaaacacaccAACCTAACTGCTGCTTCCCCGACACAAAGCCGGATGTGACTGTAGTAGAGCATAATGCAGCTAATTATAGTctaagcaaaacaaagcaaagaaataagaacaaaaaacgtttttatgtgcaaagaaaacaacaactctgCAAATATCAGCTAAATTCTGGCAAACTACTTTTAaaagacaagtaaaaaaaaaaggatgacaCAATTGCTAAAACAAAGCCTTTATTAAAATGCTTGGCTTGGTAAAACTGTAAGAAAGACAGTTACTGTATCATTTCTGTGGCCACTTTATTAAGATAAACTCAAATACATGTAAgcttgttttcttattttattctgttttatgaatataaataaagttgaataCAGCATAACTGAAAAATAACCCGTAACTAGTCatgcatttacagaaaatattaaacttttaattaatttagctttactctctgtctccctctgcCGTTTTCAACTTGAAACTATGTCAACAAGTACTtttctggattattttattataaattaccATTAATAATCCTTATTATATAATATACATGCCGAATTATAAATTTAGTAATTTAAAGTTCAGTTCATGTGAAAACTAcactaaaatatgtttacagTATATCTGAATcagaaaataatgcataaaaTGACATGTTATCTATATGGGGTTTGGAATGCGGCCCCTTCAGGctgagaaaaatatatttaggcACTCAATGTGCATTGTTTACATCTACACAACAATAAGCAGAAATAGAGTCATATTCAAGACCTTCGAAATCTAGCAAAGAAAACCAAAGATTTCTCGGTTTTTCTTGCAGCTGCTCTGAAGCTAACAATTAGCATCGAGCTAAAAGAAAGACGACATAAAAATCTGCGGCGCCATGTTTGTCGACAAGCTCTCGCTTGTGGCGCCTGAGTAGTTTTGGCTATGATTTAGGCTTTGAAACGATTTTTATGCTTTGGTTTCGCTCCTGCAGATCTCATGGTCTCTGGCCACCAAAGAGAAAGTGAATTTTACTTTTGATTTGGCTacttacttcctgtttttggtcCGGGGACTTTCGAGGTACCAGGATGAAGGTAAAGTGCCAGGATGAAGAAGAGCCTCACGGAGGCCACGGGTTGCCAGGTTTGATCCTAGTTCTagtttaaaatggtaaatagtaaatcttttgttcatttggaacaataaaaagattaaaaacaaaatcccgAAGTTCTTGAATTGCACCACTCTTTTCTAGTAAGAAGTCAGACAGAAATAAGTTGCGGTCATGGATATGATCCTTGCCCATTATGATGGATGGAAGAAATTGttgtacattttttctttggtgCTGCTTTACATACATAAAGCCTCATTGTCAGATTCTCTGGGATTTTGGAGTCATAGATCAGATATTATCTGAGctttttgagatgctaatctaCCACCACAAGTAAAATCAGTACTTTGTTGtcagtaaataagtaaaagcaaaaattctTCCAGCTCCACAGCATCCAAATCTGAAgttatccaaacaaataaatgattaacaagagtctacaaaaagaacaaatcagaactaTTGCAAACGAGCTGGCAGGCACATATTTagtaattttgaaacaaacatgacaaagaTCCGTTTaggtggaaaaaaagcaaacctgGCAACCAATGTGAATATACcatttgctaatttatttagctaattttaacagaaacacactTCAATGCTTCTATATGAATGCTCCTTctgtacatttatgttttaactTTAAGTTCAAtcttttaaaggtaaaaaaaaaaaatacagtaaaaacattGTCCAAAAATAGTTCCGCGTTTGTTTCACCTGGACCCTTTTTGGAGACGGACGATGCGTCAAAGCTGCTAAAACCCGAAGGTATCCGGAgccaaactgaagcagaaaatggGAGACCAGCCGGTCAGAGTGTGAGTTTAAGCTACTGGATGGTTATGTGATTAAATGTCACCCGTGGGGATTTAAATCGATTAAAATCTGCTTTCTATGGAGCAGTAAAGCAGCCTGTATGTTGTGTGTCCACAGTTTGGTGTGCGGGGATGTTGAGGGCAGACTGAGCTCTCTGTTCAGCAGAGTTCAGGCCATCCAGAAGAAAACAGGACAGTTTGATGTGAGTTTGACTTTATTCCCACTGTTTGACTTCCGCTCAGCCTCAATTAAACcagatgttttcctgcagctgctgctatGTGTTGGGGAGTTTTTTGGAGTAACCCCTGAAGCGGAAGCAGAGTGGCAACAATACAAGACTGGAGCTAAAAAAGGTGGGAAGAAAACACCAGAACAACAGTTTagggggtgagggggggatttaattaaaaagtatttatttatcccaaaagaaaactaaatgttgtaactcatgaaaaatctccagtagcagtcagtgttgcaacaaagaggcctctgactgaagactgttgctgtattAGAGTTCAATGATGTAACAGCTCAGTATCCAGGCCGTAGACATGATGTGtcacagtaacatgtcctggatgacataATTAGTTGTTGACGAGCTCTGCTGATcttcctcctttgcttttgctgctcgtCTTTAAATTTCCAAACTTGTCCTAAAGTTCTCCTATAAGTCGAGTTCCCTTCATGTGGTTCCTGGTCAAATTCTGTTAAATCTTTTTTCCAGCTCCGATCCAAACGTACATCCTGGGAGCAGCAAGCCAGGAAACGGTGAAGAACTTCCCCAATTCTGACGGTTCTGAACTGGCTGAAAACATCACATACCTGGGTAAGACTTCAAAGATCAGAGCTGCACTTCCATTACAGTAACACAGCATCATATGGAGGCCAGAGACTGCCAAAATTATTATTGGAATCAAAATGATCTCAATGATAACTAATGTTAGACATAGATGCTACTACTACTGCCCTCTGGAGATGATTAATATGGAGGGCtgagactgaaaaaaatcaaacatgcaaaaatacacaaaagaaaaaaaaataaaactatgccCAGTGGGGAATATGGAGGACCAACACTGCCAAACTCaaaaatttatgcaaaaatgtataaataaaatacagtctCTATGAAAACAATTTAGATTCATCCTTGTCTGCATCTAGATTAATATGGAGGGTAGAAAGTGCCCACATCAACAAGGCACAATTATGCAAATTTCGTAAAACAAAGATCTCAAAAGTTTCtaaatagtttgtgttttgttattttccatttttgtgtgttatattaatattttacaaatgttaaggctgaatttaaaaaatttaaatgcagtGAAAATTCATGCTGTTTTTCTAGActtatttgacattttgtgtatatttaatgaattttacataaatttaatttagataaaatgcacaaaaatccatattttttaattaaattcaataaCAATTGaatgaaaatagatttaaaatatattttaaatttcaaataggttattaaaatcaatatttattctgtatcaaataaaagtttaaatctaACAGCTTTCCTTGTTGATCTGAATGAAAATGACGGTCTGAGATTTCCTGATAAAATCTTTCGGGTTTGGCGCTGCCTTCCAGGTCGGCGCGGCGTGTTCACGGGCGCATCAGGACTGCAGCTGGCCTACGTCAGCGGCCGGGAGGCCCTGCAGGAACCGGCCCCGGCCCACTGCTTCACCTCCAAAGACCTGTCGGCGCTCGTCACCTCGCTCACCAGCGGCTCCAAGTTCAGAGGCGTCGACATCCTGCTGACGTCGCAGTGGCCCCGAGGCGTGTGGCAGTACGGAAACAACCCGGTAACCCCAGCCTCTCCGAGTCCTGGTCAACATGGACGCTCTTTACAGTACTTAACTCTAAGGGAAGTTTTTGTCTCACAGGAAGTGAACACAAAGTCATGTGGCAGCAGCTCCATCGCCAGCCTCGCCGACAAACTGAAACCGCGTTACCACTTCGCTGCACTAGAGGGCGCTCACTATGAAAGGCTCCCATACAGGTACACAGCAGAGATCTGCAGTAGGACGGCAGGAAAACGTATCGCAATAAAAACGTTCATCAATAATCATCAATACTCATtgataatcaataattatcaaggCGCGACCTTTCCCGTTTTACCCAGTTTCCACTGCAAGTCGtcgtttttaaatttttaagcagttatgaggcagaGTGGCTAAATATTAAACTGCTCCTGCGCCAGTTACccagcaggtcgttgctaggcaaccaaagaatgagtgagttagttaatgctgtgcagtttgagtcaaagttcagtgaatattctgacagatgtattatctattaATATTGATCACTATCGCcatatattgttattattatccAGCCCCAGTCTGTGTCAATTAAAGCTAGAAATATGCAGCCAAATCAGGCAGCGGTTGCAGTTTAGTGCTAAAATGCATCGTAATTAAAGCTGCCAAActgtttttagacattttcttgAGAGCAGTCAGTTTGACTGAGGCGACTGGATGTTCTCTTTTCCTCAGGAATCATGTAGTTCTCCAGGAAAACGCTCAACATGTCAGTCGCTTCATCGCCCTGGCAACCGTCAACAACCCCGCCAAGAAGAAGGTAAACGTGGAGTCGAATATTTTCTACCTCAGCTCCAAACAAAGAGCAGAGGCCTCAAACTCAAAGGAATTGGTGGccatttgagtttttaaatggCACAACAAACcccaaatatttctgaaaatatgaaactttaatttcaaaactgcaaattgtgtacaactatttttttattgtccttaaataactaattaaatTCTGTCACTAAACTGACAAACTGCTAATTTCAGCAATGTCTTTAGAGtcaaattattgtaattttaatcCTCTCATTGTACaattatatatgtataattttaataGATATACTTTTGTTTCAAGCAGAAGTATCTGAAGGCTCTTATTGCATTATATTTTTGACATGAGGTTGCGGGCGTGGGCCACTTCTGGCCCACAAACCGGGTGTTGAGACCCCTGTTCTAGAGATTTAAATAAGCAGTGTTTagctaaaaatgtcaatttccATGCAAAATATCAGCAGTAAACCTGACCAGCCACCGTTTTACTCTCACATCtgttgaagaagaagaaatgtcgATTTTCCTCGTTTGTTCTCTTGGCAGTATCTGTACGCCTTTAACATCGTCCCCATGAAGAGCATGGATCCCACAGAGCTGGTGAAGCAGCCGGAGGATGTCACAGAAAGTCCGTACAGACGCTCAGCTAAAGACAAAATGGAGACGCAAAAACCGCTGTTCagcaccacagaagaagaggTAAAATATCACTGAtgtgaaacattgttttaacGGAGCGAAGAGACGTTTTATGAATCTTTCCCCGTCTCCTTTCCCAAATTGacatctacactgcaaaaacaaaatcttaccaagtttttgTTCAtgtagtttttagtgcaaatatcttattacacttgatataatacaaaactaacttgcaaggaACATTATAGCAAGTTatacaaacttgttttaagtcaataaatccttaatattggtggCTCCACTGACAGGTTACTTCAcatataacaagacatttttaccaTGTTATGAGCtaaataat
This region includes:
- the dmtf1 gene encoding cyclin-D-binding Myb-like transcription factor 1: MSSAAEEEPAASESVKPVTLTHDSDGSIILHCPSNDEELEPLQKKTRVSTEENPETPQFSVITMSENDESFEVTMTATAEGDLPDDGVTEIEILHEDKEQKAEVSPVSQAWFTTKEDKDTLANKGHRWKQGMWSKEEIDILISNIDRYMKRRGIQDPAEIIFEMSKEERKDFYRSVALGLNRPLFAVYRRVLRMYDDRNHVGKYTPEEIEKLKALREKHGNDWATIGAALGRSASSVKDRCRLMKETCNTGKWSEEEEGRLAEVVYEMAGVSPGSAVTAGVSWATVADRVRTRSEKQCRSKWLNYLNWKHSGGAEWTKEDDLNLLRRISSVKVEDENDIKWEDLAWGWSSVRSPQWLRSKWWSIKRQVANHKEIPFSVLLKGLEELMTSSQTASLPGSPSSSSLQIRLARLDDSSGCSPVSGPLAALQIPVQIPLQITHLASDAAADGDAITLNSGALQTFEILPSFQLQPTGTPGTFYLQTTSNQSLPLSLSNNGTVTLTTGSSPSSQEHIILHSLSTDGLCSGDGVIIQTVSADPAPSPEGRSQDLNVATLLEESEAVVTATPEAGSGDFTEKGAVVHPGMPSGSAVLIASPPNISSTLTDPILENQEGSD
- the cwf19l1 gene encoding CWF19-like protein 1 — protein: MGDQPVRVLVCGDVEGRLSSLFSRVQAIQKKTGQFDLLLCVGEFFGVTPEAEAEWQQYKTGAKKAPIQTYILGAASQETVKNFPNSDGSELAENITYLGRRGVFTGASGLQLAYVSGREALQEPAPAHCFTSKDLSALVTSLTSGSKFRGVDILLTSQWPRGVWQYGNNPEVNTKSCGSSSIASLADKLKPRYHFAALEGAHYERLPYRNHVVLQENAQHVSRFIALATVNNPAKKKYLYAFNIVPMKSMDPTELVKQPEDVTESPYRRSAKDKMETQKPLFSTTEEEEPVRQFFFDLSRQQGGAPRGRGGKRPSDGRGRDGHFQGQHKQPRRHPQPTGPCWFCLASPQVEKHLVVSIGTHCYVALAKGPLTPRHVLILPIGHYQSVVELSSDVVEEMEKYKSTLRDFYKSKGERCILFERNYRSQHLQLQVVPVPLNRCTTEDIKEAFMVQAQEQNMELMEIPQHTDLKQIAPPGTPYFYVELDSGEKLYYRIQKNFPLQFGREVLASEAVLNIPTRADWKECKQSREEEDDSCKQLRDDFQPYDFAWDD